Below is a window of Armatimonadota bacterium DNA.
TGCAAGCACGCTTGTTGGCTCATCGAGGATAAGTATTCGCGCTTGCCGGTAGAGTGCTTTGAGTATTTCCACTTTTTGTTGGGATGAGACAGACAAGTCGGCTACTCGGGCGTGAAGGTCAACATAAAGTCCGAACTGCTCGCATATCTCGCAAAGCCGTTTCTCTGCTGCATGATAGTCGGTTTGGAACAAGTAAGTTGGCTCACAACCTAAAATGATATTTTCCGGCGCTGTGAAAGCCTGTACGAGCATAAAGCGCTGGTGAACCATGCCAATTTTTTGACTGATGGCATCGCGCGGGCTTTGTATTCTAACTGGCTTGCCGAAGATACGTATCTCTCCATGGTCAGGCATCAGCATGCCATAAAGGATGTTCATGAGGGTCGTTTTGCCAGCTCCATTCTCGCCGATAAGCGCATGCAATTCTCCCTGATAAGCAGTAAAATCAACCTTATCGTTTGCAATAACGCTGGGGAAACGCTTTGTTATTGCTAGCATCTCGACGACAGGTGAATCCATGCTTCCTATTTTTCCCTCTGGCTGGCGATGAGAATCAACTCGATTCGCCAGTGCTTCAGCATTGGCGAAAAAGTAAACTGAAAGTATGCCGGGTAGAGTTTAAATGCTCAGTACCGATAACTTTAGAGAATATAAAATTGCAAAACCTTATTTGGCTTTAAAACTCATTAAACCATATCAATTCGGCATTCGAACTGTCAAATTAGGTATAATAAGAAACAAACGTCAAAAATGTAAAGTAGCTACAAACCATGAACCCTGCCATTGAGACAATAAGAGAAATCACGAAAGGAACGCCTTATGAGGGAAAGTTATTTCTAGTGGGCGGCTGTGTGCGCGATGAGATTATGGGCTTACCGCCAACAGAGGATGTCGATATTGTCTTTGAAGGCAGTGCCCTCGAACTTGCAAAGTTTCTATACGAGAAGGGAGTAGCTGACCACCGTCCTGTAACCTACCCGCGTTTTGGGACGGCGATGGTGACAATCAAAGGTCATACGGTAGAGCTTGTCAGCGCCAGGAGAGAGGTTTATACTCCGGAGAGTCGCAAGCCTGAGGTCGAATTTGCTGGGCTTTATGAAGATGTCCTGCGCCGCGATTTTACCATAAATACTCTTCTAAAAAATCTGCACACCGGCGAGATTCTCGATTTGACTGGGCGGGGGAAAGCAGATATCGAAGCGAAAATAATTCGCACGCCAACCGACCCCGATGCTACCTTCTTTGACGATCCACTTAGGATGCTTAGGGCAGTTAGGTTTGCAGTCAGATTAGGATTTGAGATAGACCCGCAAACCTGGGAGGCAATTACGAGAAATGCACCCAGATTGGCAATCATCAGCGCTGAACGCATTCGCGACGAATTTGTGAAAATTCTTTTAAGCGACAACCAAGTGCGAGGCATTCGAATGCTCAAGCAAGCTGGTCTTCTCAAGGAGTTTGCTTGGGAGCTTCTCGAAATGCAAGGCGTTACCCAGGGCGGCCGCCATGTCTATGACGTATGGGAGCATACCCTTCACGCATTGGAGTCACTGCCGCGCCAAGCCGACCTTATCTTGCGGCTGGCTGTTCTCTTTCATGACGCAGGAAAACCTCGGACAAAAACGGTAGACAGCGAGGGGCATATACATTTTTACGGCCATGAAGTTAAGAGCGCCGAGATTGCTAGTCGAGTGCTGAATCGTCTAAAGTTTCCAAAGAGCGAAATCTCGCGCACAGTTCGTTTGGTTGAATTGCATATGCGGGTCGGCGAATACCGAAGTGAGTGGAAGGACTCAGCAGTCAAAAGGCTTATGCGCGAGGCGGGCGACGATATATCTGATCTCATTGCGCTTTGCAAGGCAGATAGGAAAGGTTATGGGCCGCATGCTTCGACTGAGGAATTAGAAGAGCTAGAGCAAAGGATAGAAAAGATTATATTGAAAATTCCAATTCACAAGATTGAAAGTCCATTAAATGGTTGGGAAATCATGGAAATTCTCAACATTCCACCTGGTCCGAAGTTGAGGCAAGTTAAGCAGTTCCTTCTAGAGGAAGTGCTCGAAGGCCGTCTTTCTCCCGGCGATAAAGAAGCAGCAAAGAAGTTGGTTCGAGAGAA
It encodes the following:
- a CDS encoding CCA tRNA nucleotidyltransferase; the protein is MNPAIETIREITKGTPYEGKLFLVGGCVRDEIMGLPPTEDVDIVFEGSALELAKFLYEKGVADHRPVTYPRFGTAMVTIKGHTVELVSARREVYTPESRKPEVEFAGLYEDVLRRDFTINTLLKNLHTGEILDLTGRGKADIEAKIIRTPTDPDATFFDDPLRMLRAVRFAVRLGFEIDPQTWEAITRNAPRLAIISAERIRDEFVKILLSDNQVRGIRMLKQAGLLKEFAWELLEMQGVTQGGRHVYDVWEHTLHALESLPRQADLILRLAVLFHDAGKPRTKTVDSEGHIHFYGHEVKSAEIASRVLNRLKFPKSEISRTVRLVELHMRVGEYRSEWKDSAVKRLMREAGDDISDLIALCKADRKGYGPHASTEELEELEQRIEKIILKIPIHKIESPLNGWEIMEILNIPPGPKLRQVKQFLLEEVLEGRLSPGDKEAAKKLVREKFAAGAT